Proteins encoded together in one Micromonospora auratinigra window:
- a CDS encoding type II toxin-antitoxin system VapC family toxin: MIYLDSAAVIKLLRREEETPDLIAWLDGHAGAPLVSSALVEVEVPRALRRAAPQALVGVPSVLGRLYRVEIDAGVRAAAGAYAEPLLRSLDAIHLATAEILARQAGTDFVAFVTYDRRLLDAAKAAGLAVASPGMN; this comes from the coding sequence GTGATCTATCTCGACTCGGCGGCGGTCATCAAGCTGCTCCGGCGCGAGGAGGAGACGCCTGATCTGATCGCCTGGCTCGACGGCCACGCCGGAGCGCCGCTCGTCTCGTCCGCCCTGGTCGAGGTCGAGGTGCCGCGAGCCCTGCGGCGCGCCGCACCGCAGGCGCTGGTCGGCGTGCCGTCGGTGCTGGGGCGGCTCTACCGGGTCGAGATCGACGCGGGCGTTCGCGCGGCGGCGGGGGCGTATGCCGAACCCCTGCTGCGCAGCCTGGACGCCATCCACCTCGCCACGGCGGAGATCCTGGCCCGTCAGGCGGGCACCGACTTCGTCGCGTTCGTCACCTACGACCGGCGGCTGCTGGACGCCGCGAAGGCGGCCGGTCTCGCCGTGGCCAGCCCCGGAATGAACTGA
- a CDS encoding NuoB/complex I 20 kDa subunit family protein, which yields MGIEEKLPSGVLLTTVEKLVNWSRKSSVWGATFGLACCAIEMMAAGGPHYDMGRWGMEVFRASPRQADLMIVAGRVSQKMAPVLRQIYDQMAEPRWVLSMGVCASSGGMFNNYAIVQGVDHVVPVDMYLPGCPPRPEMLIDAVLKLREKIMYEPLGPNGRKMLEARKERGDVPVVPYGSMPSSYRSDKARRAEWTRAVREGREEQLRIENWMKAQNHLHVQGGPK from the coding sequence ATGGGCATCGAGGAGAAACTTCCCTCCGGCGTCCTGCTCACCACCGTCGAGAAGCTGGTCAACTGGTCGCGGAAGTCGTCCGTCTGGGGCGCCACCTTCGGCCTTGCCTGCTGCGCCATCGAGATGATGGCCGCCGGTGGCCCGCACTACGACATGGGTCGTTGGGGCATGGAGGTCTTCCGGGCCTCGCCCCGGCAGGCGGACCTCATGATCGTGGCCGGCCGGGTCAGCCAGAAGATGGCCCCGGTCCTGCGCCAGATCTACGACCAGATGGCCGAGCCCCGCTGGGTGCTCTCCATGGGGGTCTGCGCGAGCAGCGGCGGCATGTTCAACAACTACGCCATCGTGCAGGGCGTCGACCACGTCGTGCCGGTCGACATGTACCTCCCGGGCTGCCCGCCCCGGCCCGAGATGCTGATCGACGCGGTGCTCAAGCTCCGCGAGAAGATCATGTACGAGCCGCTGGGCCCGAACGGCCGCAAGATGCTGGAGGCCCGCAAGGAGCGCGGTGACGTTCCCGTGGTCCCGTACGGCTCGATGCCGTCGTCGTACCGCAGCGACAAGGCCCGGCGGGCCGAGTGGACCCGGGCGGTCCGCGAGGGTCGCGAGGAGCAGTTGCGGATCGAGAACTGGATGAAGGCGCAGAACCACCTCCACGTGCAGGGGGGTCCCAAGTGA
- the mqnC gene encoding cyclic dehypoxanthinyl futalosine synthase, with product MTVSREIDDILQRGADGGRITPEEALLLYTEAPFHALGEAADAVRRRRYPDGIVTYLIDRNINYTNVCVTACKFCAFYRAPKHKEGWTHPTEEILRRCGEAVELGATQVMLQGGHHPDYGVEYYEELFSSVKKAYPQLAIHSIGPSEILHMAKVSGVSLDEAIARIKAAGLDSIAGAGAEMLPDRPRKAIAPLKESGARWLEVMELAHRQGLESTATMMMGTGETNAERIEHLRMIRDVQDRTGGFRAFIPWTYQPENNHLKGRTQATTLEYLRLVAVARLFFETVPHLQASWLTTGKDVGQLALHMGVDDLGSIMLEENVISSAGARHRSNLHELIGMIRTAGRIPAQRDTLYNRLAVHRTPADDPSDERVVSHFSSIALPGGGVGKSLPLVDAR from the coding sequence GTGACGGTGAGCCGGGAGATCGACGACATCCTGCAGCGCGGCGCGGACGGCGGGCGGATCACGCCCGAGGAGGCCCTGCTGCTCTACACCGAGGCGCCCTTCCACGCGCTGGGCGAGGCGGCGGACGCGGTGCGCCGCCGGCGCTACCCGGACGGCATCGTCACGTACCTGATCGACCGCAACATCAACTACACGAACGTCTGCGTGACGGCGTGCAAGTTCTGCGCCTTCTACCGTGCGCCCAAGCACAAGGAGGGCTGGACCCACCCGACCGAGGAGATCCTGCGCCGCTGCGGCGAGGCGGTCGAGCTGGGCGCCACCCAGGTCATGCTCCAGGGCGGCCACCACCCCGACTACGGCGTGGAGTACTACGAGGAGCTCTTCTCCTCGGTCAAGAAGGCGTACCCGCAGCTCGCCATCCACTCGATCGGTCCGAGCGAGATCCTGCACATGGCCAAGGTCTCCGGCGTGAGCCTGGACGAGGCCATCGCCCGGATCAAGGCCGCCGGCCTCGACTCGATCGCGGGCGCCGGCGCCGAGATGCTGCCGGACCGGCCGCGCAAGGCGATCGCGCCGCTGAAGGAGTCGGGCGCGCGCTGGCTGGAGGTCATGGAGCTGGCGCACCGGCAGGGCCTGGAGTCGACCGCGACCATGATGATGGGCACCGGCGAGACCAACGCCGAGCGGATCGAGCACCTGCGCATGATCCGGGACGTACAGGACCGCACCGGTGGCTTCCGGGCGTTCATCCCGTGGACCTACCAGCCGGAGAACAACCACCTGAAGGGCCGCACCCAGGCCACCACCCTGGAATACCTGCGGCTGGTCGCGGTGGCCCGGCTCTTTTTCGAGACCGTGCCGCACCTGCAGGCGTCCTGGCTCACCACGGGCAAGGACGTCGGCCAGCTCGCCCTGCACATGGGCGTCGACGACCTGGGCTCGATCATGCTGGAGGAGAACGTGATCTCCTCGGCCGGCGCCCGGCACCGGTCCAACCTGCACGAGCTGATCGGCATGATCCGCACGGCCGGCCGGATCCCGGCCCAGCGCGACACCCTCTACAACCGGCTCGCGGTGCACCGGACGCCGGCCGACGACCCCAGTGACGAGCGGGTGGTCTCGCACTTCTCCTCGATCGCCCTGCCGGGTGGTGGCGTCGGAAAGTCACTGCCGCTCGTCGACGCCCGCTGA
- a CDS encoding LPXTG cell wall anchor domain-containing protein produces MTFFQRSHLARAGAATLLAAGLTAVGTPAHADTPDLALAPLSTSVARGVDAARAKPFKFTVTNPGSSTAKDVTVLVEVDRLKLKRVGFVIPDGCTPVADGSKFQCLLGDLPAGTSEDFGIPLFSTGKKGDGGVLSVGVGTPSSPLTDDDMIEVPVQVTAPGYDLTSWVQDIQDNVVVDGAQQSEPDLKPVRRGKTVPLDWAVYNDGSRKATGITYGLTLPAGVSFVQTPQGCVQQEIFGKAQLLCEDSGVVVRPGEYYTADVTVRVGDDVTEPVLHEGDLFAYGLDQAEGPADEDPKAAGPAQRRAFSEVDEQDNHTIFEAFVDLSAQPSPTPSGTPTATPTPTATPTGTPTAGPAPSGTPTPGGGSGGGGGLPVTGVQAGLIGGIGGAVLLAGAVLMILSRRRKVVVVTPGDEKSGD; encoded by the coding sequence ATGACCTTCTTCCAGCGCTCACACCTGGCGCGGGCGGGTGCCGCAACCCTGCTCGCCGCCGGGCTCACCGCGGTCGGCACTCCGGCCCACGCCGACACGCCCGACCTGGCGCTCGCACCCCTCAGCACCAGCGTGGCCAGGGGCGTCGACGCGGCCCGGGCCAAGCCGTTCAAGTTCACCGTCACCAACCCGGGCAGCTCCACCGCCAAGGACGTCACCGTCCTGGTGGAGGTGGACCGGCTCAAGCTCAAGCGGGTCGGCTTCGTGATCCCGGACGGCTGCACCCCGGTCGCCGACGGCTCGAAGTTCCAGTGCCTGCTCGGCGACCTGCCCGCCGGCACCAGCGAGGACTTCGGCATTCCGCTGTTCAGCACCGGCAAGAAGGGTGACGGCGGGGTGCTCTCCGTCGGCGTCGGCACGCCGTCCTCCCCGCTGACCGACGACGACATGATCGAGGTGCCGGTCCAGGTGACCGCACCCGGCTACGACCTCACCTCCTGGGTGCAGGACATCCAGGACAACGTGGTGGTCGACGGCGCCCAGCAGAGCGAGCCCGACCTCAAGCCGGTCCGGCGCGGGAAGACCGTGCCGCTCGACTGGGCGGTCTACAACGATGGCAGCCGGAAGGCGACCGGGATCACCTACGGCCTCACCCTGCCGGCCGGCGTCAGCTTCGTGCAGACCCCGCAGGGCTGCGTCCAGCAGGAGATCTTCGGCAAGGCCCAGCTGCTCTGCGAGGACTCCGGTGTGGTGGTGCGCCCCGGCGAGTACTACACCGCCGACGTGACGGTCCGGGTGGGTGACGACGTCACCGAGCCGGTGCTGCACGAGGGGGACCTCTTCGCGTACGGGCTGGACCAGGCCGAGGGCCCGGCGGACGAGGACCCGAAGGCGGCCGGCCCGGCCCAGCGGCGCGCCTTCTCGGAGGTCGACGAGCAGGACAACCACACGATCTTCGAGGCGTTCGTGGACCTGTCCGCCCAGCCCAGCCCGACCCCGAGCGGTACGCCGACGGCGACCCCCACCCCGACGGCGACCCCGACCGGCACCCCCACCGCCGGCCCGGCCCCGAGCGGCACGCCCACCCCGGGCGGCGGCTCCGGTGGCGGCGGCGGCCTGCCGGTGACCGGTGTGCAGGCCGGTCTGATCGGTGGCATCGGCGGGGCGGTCCTGCTGGCCGGCGCGGTGCTGATGATCCTCTCCCGGCGGCGCAAGGTGGTCGTGGTGACCCCGGGCGACGAGAAGTCCGGCGACTGA
- a CDS encoding LppU/SCO3897 family protein: MTTPIADPPPPAAAPAPVVDTLTCRYCGSAPAIKATLRGHQGFVLVWRMLSRRGPFCRSCGIAVCRDMTADTLYQGWWGAASMILTPLVLLGNLVTRVRLGRLAEPHPGAPGTPAVPGRPVFRRAAALGLLVPVALVAVVRWSIADDPAYAAVGDCVKVTDLVTRSSVSVVDCGDPAAGYVVVGRVDDATGDAACARFSGVVASYTERQRSDRYLLCLGPNR; the protein is encoded by the coding sequence GTGACCACACCGATCGCCGACCCACCGCCGCCGGCCGCGGCCCCCGCACCCGTCGTCGACACCCTCACCTGCCGGTACTGCGGATCCGCGCCCGCCATCAAGGCGACGCTGCGCGGGCACCAGGGTTTCGTCCTCGTCTGGCGCATGCTGAGCCGACGTGGGCCGTTCTGCCGGTCCTGTGGCATCGCGGTCTGCCGCGACATGACCGCAGACACGCTCTACCAGGGCTGGTGGGGTGCCGCCTCGATGATCCTCACGCCGCTGGTCCTGCTCGGGAACCTCGTCACCCGGGTCCGCCTCGGCCGTCTGGCGGAACCGCACCCGGGTGCCCCGGGCACGCCGGCGGTGCCGGGCCGGCCCGTGTTCCGGCGGGCCGCCGCGCTCGGCCTCCTCGTACCCGTGGCCCTCGTCGCCGTCGTCCGCTGGTCGATCGCCGACGATCCCGCGTACGCCGCCGTCGGCGACTGCGTGAAGGTGACCGACCTGGTCACCCGTTCGAGCGTCAGCGTGGTCGACTGCGGCGACCCGGCCGCCGGCTACGTCGTCGTCGGCCGGGTCGACGACGCCACCGGCGACGCGGCGTGCGCGCGGTTCTCCGGCGTGGTCGCCAGCTACACCGAGCGGCAGCGGTCGGACAGGTACCTGCTCTGCCTCGGTCCGAACCGCTGA
- a CDS encoding NADH-quinone oxidoreductase subunit D, producing MTTSNYATERETTEGKVFTVTGGDWDQVVSGTDPINDERIVVNMGPQHPSTHGVLRLILELEGETVREARSVIGYLHTGIEKNLEYRNWVQGSTFVTRMDYLSPLFNETAYSLAVEKLLGITDDITERATTIRVLMMELNRISSHLVWLATTGMELGAINMMLYGFREREYILDIFETITGLRMNHAYVRPGGVAQDVPEDAIRKIRDFLKLLPKKLKEYENLLSGQPIWIERTKNVAVLDVTACLALGVTGPVLRSAGLAWDLRKTMPYCGYETYEFDVPTHPDGDVWGRYEVRLAEIRESLKLVEQAVDRLAKPGPVMVADKKIAWPAQLAIGVDGMGNSLEHVAKIMGQSMESLIHHFKLVTEGFRVPPGQVYVGIESPRGELGVHAVSDGGTRPYRVHYREPSFVNLQALPAMAEGGLIADVIAGGASLDPVMGGCDR from the coding sequence GTGACCACGTCGAACTACGCGACCGAGCGCGAGACCACCGAGGGCAAGGTCTTCACCGTCACCGGCGGGGACTGGGACCAGGTCGTCTCCGGCACCGACCCGATCAACGACGAGCGGATCGTCGTCAACATGGGTCCGCAGCACCCGTCCACGCACGGCGTGCTCCGGCTGATCCTGGAGCTGGAGGGCGAGACGGTCCGCGAGGCCCGCTCGGTCATCGGCTACCTGCACACCGGCATCGAGAAGAACCTCGAGTACCGCAACTGGGTCCAGGGTTCCACCTTCGTGACCCGGATGGACTACCTCTCCCCGCTGTTCAACGAGACGGCGTACTCGCTCGCGGTGGAGAAGCTGCTCGGCATCACCGACGACATCACCGAGCGCGCCACCACCATCCGGGTGCTCATGATGGAGCTGAACCGGATCTCGTCGCACCTGGTCTGGCTGGCCACCACCGGCATGGAGCTGGGCGCGATCAACATGATGCTGTACGGCTTCCGCGAGCGGGAGTACATCCTCGACATCTTCGAGACCATCACCGGCCTGCGGATGAACCACGCGTACGTGCGGCCGGGCGGGGTGGCGCAGGACGTGCCGGAGGACGCGATCCGCAAGATCCGCGACTTCCTGAAGCTGCTGCCGAAGAAGCTCAAGGAGTACGAGAATCTCCTCTCCGGGCAGCCGATCTGGATCGAGCGCACCAAGAACGTGGCGGTGCTCGACGTGACGGCCTGCCTCGCGCTGGGCGTGACCGGTCCGGTGCTCCGCTCGGCGGGGCTCGCCTGGGACCTGCGCAAGACCATGCCGTACTGCGGGTACGAGACGTACGAGTTCGACGTCCCGACCCACCCCGACGGCGACGTCTGGGGCCGGTACGAGGTGCGCCTCGCCGAGATCCGCGAGTCGCTGAAGCTGGTCGAGCAGGCGGTGGACCGGCTGGCCAAGCCGGGCCCGGTGATGGTCGCCGACAAGAAGATCGCCTGGCCGGCGCAGCTCGCCATCGGCGTCGACGGCATGGGCAACTCGCTGGAGCACGTCGCCAAGATCATGGGTCAGTCGATGGAGTCGCTGATCCACCACTTCAAGCTCGTCACCGAGGGCTTCCGGGTCCCGCCGGGCCAGGTGTACGTCGGCATCGAGTCGCCCCGTGGCGAGCTGGGCGTGCACGCGGTCTCCGACGGTGGCACCCGGCCGTACCGGGTGCACTACCGGGAGCCGAGCTTCGTCAACCTCCAGGCCCTCCCGGCGATGGCCGAGGGCGGCCTGATCGCCGACGTGATCGCCGGTGGCGCCTCGCTGGACCCCGTGATGGGTGGATGTGACCGATGA
- a CDS encoding NADH-quinone oxidoreductase subunit A, whose protein sequence is MTLSPYAPIIGLFALAAGFSLFSVAAARFAGPRRLNKAKLEAYECGIEPSPQPVGGGRFPIKFYLTAMLFIVFDIEIIFLYPWAVSFDALPIFGFVEMVLFIVAVFVAYAYVWRRGGLDWD, encoded by the coding sequence ATGACGCTCTCTCCTTACGCACCGATCATCGGGCTGTTCGCCCTCGCCGCGGGCTTCTCGCTGTTCTCCGTGGCCGCCGCCCGATTCGCCGGTCCCCGGCGACTGAACAAGGCCAAGCTCGAGGCTTACGAGTGCGGCATCGAACCGAGCCCGCAGCCGGTCGGCGGCGGCCGGTTCCCGATCAAGTTCTACCTGACGGCGATGCTCTTCATCGTCTTCGACATCGAGATCATCTTCCTCTACCCCTGGGCGGTGTCCTTCGACGCCCTGCCGATCTTCGGCTTCGTGGAGATGGTCCTGTTCATCGTCGCGGTCTTCGTCGCATACGCCTACGTCTGGCGGCGCGGCGGCCTGGACTGGGACTGA
- a CDS encoding type II toxin-antitoxin system Phd/YefM family antitoxin, which produces MEQIPVRELNQHTSRVLARVRAGETVEVTDRGEPIARLVPVLAGDALLGRLVAEGRATAPTSAGPVPMPPVLGDPSVDVAAVLAKVRDEERW; this is translated from the coding sequence ATGGAACAGATCCCAGTACGGGAGCTCAACCAGCACACGAGCAGGGTGCTGGCACGGGTGCGTGCCGGCGAGACAGTTGAGGTGACCGACCGGGGTGAGCCAATTGCCCGGCTGGTCCCGGTCCTCGCGGGCGACGCGCTTCTCGGTCGCCTGGTCGCGGAGGGTCGCGCGACCGCACCGACGTCGGCCGGGCCGGTGCCGATGCCACCGGTGCTGGGTGATCCCTCGGTGGACGTCGCGGCCGTCCTGGCGAAGGTGCGGGACGAGGAGCGCTGGTGA
- a CDS encoding demethylmenaquinone methyltransferase, which produces MSRTPQGQRASLDKQPHEVAAMFDGVAARYDLTNTVLSFGQDRSWRRATRAALGLRPGERVLDVGAGTGVSTEELAHSGAYAVGADLSLGMLHAGKRTRPQVPLLAGDALRLPFADASFDAVTISFALRNVNDTDAALRELARVTRPGGRLVVCEFSTPVNPAFRTVYLSYLMRSLPAVARAVSSNPDAYVYLAESIRAWPDQPALAARIGAAGWGRVAWRNLTGGVVALHRAIRD; this is translated from the coding sequence GTGAGCCGTACCCCGCAGGGCCAGCGCGCCAGCCTGGACAAGCAGCCGCACGAGGTCGCCGCGATGTTCGACGGGGTGGCGGCCCGCTACGACCTGACCAACACCGTGCTGTCGTTCGGGCAGGACCGGTCCTGGCGGCGGGCCACCCGGGCGGCGCTCGGGCTGCGCCCGGGCGAGCGGGTGCTGGACGTGGGCGCGGGCACCGGGGTCTCGACCGAGGAACTGGCCCACTCCGGGGCGTACGCGGTCGGCGCCGACCTGTCGCTGGGCATGCTGCACGCCGGCAAGCGGACCCGCCCGCAGGTGCCGCTGCTGGCCGGGGACGCCCTGCGGCTGCCCTTCGCCGACGCCAGCTTCGACGCGGTGACCATCTCCTTCGCGCTGCGCAACGTCAACGACACCGACGCGGCGCTGCGCGAGCTGGCCCGGGTCACCCGGCCGGGCGGCCGGCTGGTGGTCTGCGAGTTCAGCACCCCGGTCAACCCGGCGTTCCGCACCGTCTACCTGTCGTACCTGATGCGCTCGTTGCCCGCGGTGGCCCGGGCCGTCTCCAGCAACCCCGACGCGTACGTCTACCTGGCCGAGTCGATCCGCGCGTGGCCCGACCAGCCGGCGCTGGCGGCCCGCATCGGCGCGGCCGGCTGGGGCCGGGTGGCCTGGCGGAACCTCACCGGGGGCGTGGTCGCGCTGCACCGCGCGATCCGGGACTGA
- the paaE gene encoding 1,2-phenylacetyl-CoA epoxidase subunit PaaE, translating to MTVTITRPVRRRPAFHPLPVVAVDRLTDDAVAITFGVPAELRETFAFSAGQHLTVRRPTGSPGEDGADVRRSYSICSTPDELARHGRLRIGVREIPGGAFSAFACGALRGGDTVEVLPPLGHFTTAFAADRVRSYGAVVAGSGITPVLALVATALAVEPASTFTLVYGNRTANSVMFAEELADLKDRYPTRLHLVHVLSREQGESPLLSGRIDAERLTRLLDTIVPGDSIDEWFLCGPYGMVVDAKAVLATRGLPESAVHTELFHVDAPPEPVRRPSDEPGAGAEVTIVLDGRSSSFTMGRDERVLDAALKVRGELPYACKGGVCSTCKAKVVSGEVTMARNYALEPDEVAAGYVLTCQSSPTTDKLTVDYDA from the coding sequence GTGACTGTCACCATCACCCGCCCGGTCCGCCGCCGGCCGGCCTTCCACCCGCTCCCCGTCGTCGCCGTCGACCGGCTCACCGACGACGCCGTGGCGATCACCTTCGGCGTGCCGGCGGAGCTGCGGGAGACCTTCGCGTTCTCCGCCGGCCAGCACCTGACCGTGCGGCGTCCGACCGGTTCGCCCGGCGAGGACGGCGCGGACGTGCGGCGGTCGTACTCGATCTGCTCCACGCCGGACGAGCTGGCCCGGCACGGCCGGCTGCGGATCGGGGTGCGGGAGATCCCCGGCGGCGCGTTCTCCGCGTTCGCCTGCGGGGCGCTGCGCGGCGGCGACACCGTCGAGGTGCTGCCCCCGCTGGGGCACTTCACCACGGCCTTCGCGGCGGACCGGGTCCGCAGCTACGGCGCGGTGGTCGCGGGTTCCGGCATCACGCCGGTGCTCGCGCTGGTCGCCACCGCGCTGGCCGTCGAACCGGCCAGCACCTTCACCCTGGTGTACGGCAACCGCACGGCGAACTCGGTGATGTTCGCCGAGGAGCTGGCGGACCTGAAGGACCGCTACCCGACGCGGCTGCACCTGGTGCACGTGCTCTCCCGGGAGCAGGGCGAGTCGCCGCTGCTCTCCGGACGGATCGACGCCGAGCGGCTGACCCGGCTGCTGGACACGATCGTCCCCGGGGACAGCATCGACGAGTGGTTCCTCTGCGGCCCGTACGGGATGGTGGTGGACGCCAAGGCGGTGCTGGCCACCCGGGGGCTGCCGGAGTCGGCGGTGCACACCGAGCTGTTCCACGTCGACGCGCCGCCGGAGCCGGTGCGCCGCCCGTCCGACGAGCCGGGTGCCGGCGCCGAGGTGACGATCGTGCTGGACGGGCGGTCGTCGAGCTTCACCATGGGCCGTGACGAGCGGGTGCTGGACGCCGCCCTGAAGGTCCGCGGCGAGCTGCCGTACGCCTGCAAGGGCGGGGTCTGCTCGACCTGCAAGGCGAAGGTGGTCTCCGGCGAGGTGACCATGGCCCGTAACTACGCCCTGGAGCCGGACGAGGTGGCCGCCGGGTACGTGCTCACCTGCCAGTCCAGCCCCACCACCGACAAGCTCACCGTCGACTACGACGCCTGA
- a CDS encoding NADH-quinone oxidoreductase subunit C: MTAPNDRTTDGGVPVPVTPAGASSTAPAEHPPATPAGRGMFGNQGSGDVSGFGGLVRQRTPIEEASRPYGSYFDDVRDALEEAYPEFGEAIEKVVVDRGELTLHVRPERIAEVCQVMRDDLALRFELCSSVSGVDYLGADARRLHVVYQLTSMTYRRRVRLEAAVSAEDPHLPSVTAVYPTADWQERETYDMFGIVFDGHPALTRILMPDDWEGHPQRKDYPLGGVPVEYKGAEIPPPDKRRSYQ; this comes from the coding sequence GTGACGGCACCGAACGACAGGACCACCGACGGGGGCGTACCGGTACCGGTCACCCCCGCCGGGGCCAGCAGCACCGCACCCGCCGAGCACCCGCCGGCCACCCCGGCCGGGCGGGGCATGTTCGGCAACCAGGGCAGCGGGGACGTCTCCGGCTTCGGCGGCCTGGTCCGTCAGCGCACGCCGATCGAGGAGGCCTCCCGGCCGTACGGGAGCTACTTCGACGACGTCCGGGACGCGCTGGAGGAGGCGTACCCCGAGTTCGGCGAGGCGATCGAGAAGGTCGTGGTGGACCGGGGCGAGCTGACCCTGCACGTCCGTCCCGAGCGAATCGCCGAGGTCTGCCAGGTGATGCGTGACGACCTGGCGCTGCGCTTCGAGCTCTGCTCGTCGGTGTCCGGGGTGGACTACCTGGGCGCGGACGCCCGCCGGCTGCACGTCGTCTACCAGCTCACCTCGATGACCTACCGGCGTCGGGTGCGGCTGGAGGCCGCGGTCTCCGCCGAGGACCCGCACCTGCCGAGCGTCACCGCCGTCTACCCGACCGCCGACTGGCAGGAGCGGGAGACGTACGACATGTTCGGCATCGTCTTCGACGGCCACCCCGCCCTCACCCGGATCCTCATGCCGGACGACTGGGAGGGGCACCCGCAGCGCAAGGACTACCCCCTCGGGGGCGTGCCTGTCGAGTACAAGGGCGCGGAGATCCCCCCGCCGGACAAGCGGAGGTCTTACCAGTGA
- a CDS encoding geranylgeranyl reductase family protein encodes MTAVENDADVIVVGAGPGGSATAYHLARHGVRVLLLEKTEFPREKVCGDGLTPRAVRQLVRMGVDTSPEAGWLHNKGLRVIGGGVRLELDWPDLASFPNYGLVRTRLDFDDLLAQRAVAAGAKLRTGVNVLGPVLDADDRVIGVQAEVGPDKEPATFHAPLVVAADGVSGRFPLALGLAKREDRPIGVAVRRYYRSAAKHDDDYLESWLELRAKGNDALLPGYGWIFGLGDGRVNAGLGVLNSSAAFGKTNYRRLLTDWLANTPEDWGMTDETNAEGPILGAALPMGFNRVPHYTRGVLLVGDSGGMVNPFNGEGIAYAMESGELAAEVAVQALARPAGAERERALMAYPQELKARFGGYYRLGGIFVKLIGRPEVMRMATKHGMPHPMLMRFVLKLLANLTDPRGGDAMDRVINAMTKVAPAV; translated from the coding sequence ATGACCGCGGTGGAGAACGACGCCGACGTGATCGTCGTGGGCGCCGGTCCCGGAGGATCGGCGACCGCGTACCACCTGGCGCGGCACGGCGTACGCGTGCTGCTGCTGGAGAAGACCGAGTTTCCCCGGGAGAAGGTCTGCGGCGACGGGCTGACCCCCCGGGCCGTGCGGCAGCTCGTCCGGATGGGTGTGGACACCTCGCCCGAGGCCGGCTGGCTGCACAACAAGGGCCTACGGGTGATCGGCGGCGGGGTACGCCTGGAACTGGACTGGCCCGACCTGGCCAGCTTCCCCAACTACGGCCTGGTCCGTACCCGGCTCGACTTCGACGACCTGCTCGCCCAGCGGGCGGTGGCCGCCGGGGCGAAGCTGCGGACCGGCGTGAACGTCCTCGGTCCGGTGCTCGACGCCGACGACCGGGTGATCGGGGTGCAGGCCGAGGTGGGCCCGGACAAGGAGCCGGCCACCTTCCACGCCCCGCTGGTGGTGGCGGCCGACGGCGTGTCCGGCCGGTTCCCGCTCGCCCTCGGGCTGGCCAAGCGGGAGGACCGGCCGATCGGCGTGGCGGTCCGCCGCTACTACCGCTCGGCGGCCAAGCACGACGACGACTACCTGGAGTCCTGGCTGGAGCTGCGGGCCAAGGGCAACGACGCGCTGCTGCCCGGCTACGGCTGGATCTTCGGCCTCGGTGACGGCCGGGTCAACGCCGGCCTGGGCGTGCTCAACTCCTCGGCCGCGTTCGGTAAGACCAACTACCGGCGGCTGCTCACCGACTGGTTGGCGAACACCCCCGAGGACTGGGGGATGACCGACGAGACCAACGCGGAAGGGCCGATCCTCGGCGCCGCGCTGCCGATGGGCTTCAACCGGGTCCCGCACTACACCCGCGGCGTGCTGCTGGTCGGCGACTCCGGCGGCATGGTCAACCCGTTCAACGGCGAGGGCATCGCGTACGCGATGGAGTCCGGCGAGCTGGCGGCCGAGGTCGCGGTGCAGGCCCTCGCCCGGCCGGCCGGCGCGGAGCGGGAGCGGGCGCTGATGGCGTACCCGCAGGAGCTCAAGGCGCGCTTCGGCGGCTACTACCGGCTCGGCGGGATCTTCGTGAAGCTCATCGGCCGGCCGGAGGTCATGCGGATGGCCACCAAGCACGGCATGCCGCACCCGATGTTGATGCGCTTCGTGCTCAAGCTGCTGGCCAACCTGACCGACCCGCGTGGCGGGGACGCGATGGACCGGGTCATCAACGCGATGACGAAGGTGGCCCCGGCCGTGTAG